One genomic segment of Candidatus Nitrosocosmicus arcticus includes these proteins:
- a CDS encoding response regulator, whose product MLTESTIDNKHSIVLVENDIDVANILAGHFTLAKFKVYKTTSAIECLDKLKELKNKVDAILINGTIAADRGPMLIVNIRKLTLDVKIFALAENETSKTRVLDYGADEFAVKPISPTTVVEKISMLLMKKPIESQIR is encoded by the coding sequence TTGCTAACCGAATCCACCATAGATAATAAACATTCTATTGTATTGGTAGAGAATGATATTGACGTCGCTAATATTTTAGCCGGTCATTTCACGTTGGCCAAGTTTAAAGTATACAAGACTACGAGTGCTATAGAATGTCTTGATAAACTAAAGGAATTGAAAAATAAGGTGGATGCAATATTAATCAACGGCACCATTGCCGCCGACAGAGGTCCAATGTTAATCGTAAATATACGAAAATTAACTCTTGATGTAAAGATTTTTGCACTTGCTGAAAACGAAACCAGCAAGACCAGGGTTCTAGATTATGGTGCAGATGAGTTTGCGGTAAAACCAATCAGTCCAACTACTGTCGTAGAAAAAATAAGTATGTTACTGATGAAGAAGCCTATAGAATCTCAAATCAGATAA
- a CDS encoding HAMP domain-containing histidine kinase, translating to MQWSRAELAGRLYFQDIMQRNLIDTIAHELCTPTLAILGYSEMATIDIDNNKAGQSYKQYFGSIIRNANRLNSRNKHIKYC from the coding sequence GTGCAATGGAGTAGAGCAGAATTGGCCGGGAGACTATATTTTCAAGACATAATGCAAAGAAACTTGATTGATACAATAGCGCATGAATTGTGTACTCCTACACTAGCAATTTTAGGATACTCGGAAATGGCTACGATAGATATTGACAACAATAAGGCAGGTCAATCCTACAAACAATATTTTGGTTCTATTATACGAAACGCCAACAGATTAAACTCTCGTAATAAACATATTAAATATTGCTAA
- a CDS encoding SagB/ThcOx family dehydrogenase, producing MTKHSEFSVMNSNYFLDWSNRPKPFKVYKDLSSLPLPIDFPHPTLNAVTAISNLSSNDKSLNNKNQIPSPLSSSKDISKIITLSDLSSLLFYSYGITRVMRFNSVDYYMRAASATGALYPIEIYVVAKGLGAELDAGVYHFNPGEFSLSAIRKGDYRSLLGSIAGNNTDITTSPISLIFTSYAWRNAWKYQLRSYRHWFWDAGVIVANLLAVTGSMQLYTRLIMGFLDDQSNRFLGLEDQKEASILIAAIDVDALKDKVNQEQSLQEKILDSFAPKVYPLSLEEIDYPEIWKAYNSSKLLDNAQVSGWINPQRKAEVDELDKKDNPSLGTLRQYTLPKSSMDDNGIDIGNSILKRGSTRQFSRLPIPFLTLSNILLNSTRGIPMDYKNDSNSLIDLYLVVNAVDGLEKGGYFFNSRNNSIDLLKDRLSRNISGHLCLDQSLFADASAVIFIMTDLKHVLDILGNRGYRATQMEAGITAGKIYLLSYAHGLGASGSTFYDNEVIEFFSPHAKQKETLIAIGVGIPSYRSKPGRVLPVRLTREQMIGAYSTFS from the coding sequence ATGACAAAACATTCTGAATTTAGTGTTATGAATTCAAATTACTTTCTGGATTGGAGTAATCGGCCTAAACCCTTTAAAGTGTATAAAGACTTATCTTCTTTGCCTCTTCCAATAGATTTTCCTCATCCCACCTTGAATGCTGTTACAGCAATCAGCAATTTATCTAGTAACGATAAATCACTTAATAACAAGAACCAAATTCCTTCTCCATTATCCTCTTCTAAGGATATTTCGAAAATTATTACATTATCTGATTTATCATCCCTGTTGTTTTATTCTTATGGTATAACACGCGTGATGCGGTTTAATTCTGTTGATTACTATATGCGCGCTGCTTCTGCTACAGGTGCGCTTTATCCGATAGAAATCTACGTGGTTGCTAAAGGTCTAGGTGCTGAATTGGATGCAGGAGTGTATCATTTTAATCCCGGTGAATTCAGTCTGTCTGCCATTCGTAAAGGTGATTATAGAAGCCTTCTAGGATCTATTGCCGGTAATAATACCGATATTACAACTTCTCCTATTTCCTTGATCTTTACTTCTTACGCCTGGAGAAATGCATGGAAATATCAATTACGATCTTATAGACATTGGTTTTGGGACGCGGGGGTTATAGTTGCTAACCTACTTGCGGTGACAGGTTCTATGCAACTTTATACCAGATTAATAATGGGATTTCTGGACGACCAGTCTAACAGATTTCTGGGACTGGAAGATCAAAAAGAGGCCTCGATATTGATTGCAGCCATTGATGTAGACGCTTTGAAAGACAAAGTTAACCAAGAGCAATCACTGCAAGAAAAGATTCTTGATTCATTTGCTCCAAAAGTTTATCCTCTTTCATTAGAAGAAATTGATTATCCTGAAATTTGGAAAGCTTACAACAGTTCTAAATTATTAGACAATGCTCAGGTGTCCGGGTGGATTAATCCCCAGAGGAAAGCAGAAGTTGACGAACTTGATAAAAAAGATAATCCTAGTCTTGGTACTTTGAGACAATATACTTTGCCCAAGTCTTCTATGGACGACAATGGCATTGATATTGGAAACAGCATTTTGAAGAGGGGTTCAACAAGACAATTTTCAAGACTACCAATCCCCTTTTTAACTTTATCTAATATTCTTTTGAATTCAACTAGAGGAATTCCGATGGATTACAAAAATGATTCAAATAGTTTAATTGATTTATATCTTGTAGTTAATGCCGTTGATGGGCTTGAAAAGGGCGGATATTTTTTTAATTCAAGAAATAATTCCATTGACCTGTTAAAGGATCGACTGAGTCGTAATATTTCAGGTCATCTTTGTTTGGATCAATCTCTTTTTGCAGATGCAAGCGCTGTGATATTCATAATGACGGATCTTAAACATGTACTTGATATTTTGGGTAATAGGGGGTATAGAGCCACACAGATGGAAGCAGGGATTACTGCCGGAAAAATTTATCTTTTATCTTATGCCCATGGCCTGGGAGCGTCAGGTTCTACTTTTTATGATAATGAAGTGATCGAATTTTTCTCTCCTCATGCTAAACAAAAGGAAACATTGATTGCTATTGGAGTCGGAATTCCATCATACCGATCGAAACCAGGTAGAGTATTACCAGTAAGACTAACACGCGAACAAATGATAGGTGCATATAGTACATTTAGTTGA
- a CDS encoding VOC family protein has protein sequence MTLHSDEISTNKSKLYPYPSNLNHIAVSVINIDEVIEWYTKVLGFNVVKPPFEAVADDTHIGKIFQDVFGTDFKKLKIAHLSFGNQIGFEVFEFVEPKEEKRGDNFEFWKTGFFHICITDPNIEETTKRIVNSGGKQRTQIWELTSGKPFKVVSCEDPFGNIIDIYTHGYEYLWRSENYQK, from the coding sequence ATGACTTTGCATTCAGATGAAATATCTACCAATAAATCAAAATTGTATCCATATCCTAGTAATTTAAACCACATAGCTGTAAGTGTGATTAATATTGATGAAGTAATAGAGTGGTACACAAAAGTTTTAGGTTTTAATGTTGTGAAACCACCTTTCGAAGCCGTTGCAGACGACACTCACATAGGTAAGATCTTTCAAGATGTTTTCGGCACGGACTTTAAGAAATTAAAGATTGCTCATTTAAGCTTTGGTAATCAAATTGGGTTTGAAGTTTTCGAATTCGTTGAGCCTAAAGAAGAAAAAAGAGGGGACAATTTTGAATTTTGGAAGACCGGGTTCTTTCATATATGCATAACAGATCCAAACATTGAAGAAACTACAAAAAGGATTGTTAATAGTGGTGGTAAACAAAGAACTCAAATATGGGAATTAACAAGTGGAAAGCCTTTCAAGGTAGTATCATGTGAAGATCCGTTTGGAAACATCATCGATATCTATACTCATGGTTACGAATATCTTTGGAGATCTGAAAACTATCAAAAATAG
- a CDS encoding DUF72 domain-containing protein, which yields MKYYVGCCGWKSQEWAKNFYPTGLDSTHYLSYYSKLFNLVHLDLGKSLFPPSSIALKKWANETSDDFRFTIKIPQNLINKTTTSSQFESLGRFLEDLHVLEKKILVILLSPPPKISLQNTGRAWLEGILHNATYHGFSVAVDFEINNTWYQELTYNILRRYNSSFAWSNSGHQYYYPAVTSNFIFLNLNNASINSDRATRWINLIKQKEKETGYPKHTNNTIGYSIIVLPNPSTAHLIQNLIFPTPKSTSLSEDSQKPSSSTQIWPGKIIMHIDMNAFFPACEEMRDPSLKSKAHAVIMTPEREGSLITRGAVASCSYEARKYGVRSAMSLSKAKELCPNLILKPVDKEYYNLVSQQVMRLLEEYADVLEQTSIDEAYIDCTKKIILYQKQNISKDDPVDQKALEDIPIDSPGKYAVQKEFSIQEFALNIKDSIRAQCNGLICSIGVASNKSVAKIASDFQKPDGLTIVYPQDTAAFLSTLAVDSISGIGIKTTQTLKDIGIETIGQLSDSNIQKLSDKFGKKQALWMWQIANGKENEPVIPRENNLSLSTEETLLKPLINKKVILNILVNDMTDDIYERIRRKGYEFKTVGIKLVRTNFSIETREITFSSYQKNKESISSVMGTLLDRFSFNDNSNTEEDSEGNIHVTNNYDVNSIYVRKLGIKVSNLSKIDRGGRNSQKSIMDFV from the coding sequence TTGAAATACTATGTAGGATGTTGCGGATGGAAGAGCCAAGAATGGGCCAAGAATTTTTATCCTACTGGATTGGATTCCACGCATTATCTTTCGTATTATTCTAAACTGTTCAATCTTGTACATCTTGACCTCGGCAAGAGCTTGTTTCCTCCGAGTTCTATTGCTTTAAAAAAATGGGCGAATGAAACTTCTGATGATTTTCGATTCACTATAAAAATTCCTCAAAATCTTATTAACAAAACCACAACATCCAGCCAATTTGAATCTCTTGGAAGGTTTTTGGAAGATTTACATGTGTTAGAAAAAAAAATTCTTGTAATTTTATTATCGCCGCCTCCCAAAATATCATTACAAAATACTGGACGTGCATGGTTAGAAGGAATATTACATAACGCTACTTATCATGGATTTTCTGTGGCAGTGGATTTTGAGATCAATAATACATGGTATCAAGAATTAACGTATAATATTTTAAGAAGGTATAATTCATCTTTTGCTTGGTCAAACTCGGGACATCAATATTACTATCCAGCTGTTACCTCAAATTTCATTTTCCTTAATCTCAATAATGCCTCTATCAATAGTGACAGAGCAACGAGATGGATCAATTTAATAAAGCAAAAGGAAAAGGAAACAGGTTATCCAAAACATACCAATAACACTATTGGTTATTCCATTATTGTACTCCCTAATCCCTCCACGGCTCATTTGATTCAAAATTTGATATTTCCCACACCTAAGAGTACTAGTTTATCAGAAGATTCACAAAAACCTTCTTCTTCTACTCAAATCTGGCCGGGAAAAATTATCATGCACATTGACATGAATGCCTTTTTCCCAGCCTGTGAAGAAATGAGAGATCCTTCTCTTAAAAGCAAGGCGCATGCAGTAATAATGACTCCAGAAAGAGAAGGCAGTTTGATAACTAGAGGTGCAGTCGCTTCTTGCTCATACGAGGCGAGAAAATATGGTGTTAGATCTGCAATGTCATTATCAAAAGCCAAGGAGTTGTGTCCTAACCTTATTTTAAAACCTGTAGACAAAGAATATTACAACTTGGTCTCTCAGCAGGTAATGCGACTATTGGAGGAATATGCCGATGTATTGGAACAAACTAGTATAGATGAGGCATACATTGATTGCACTAAAAAAATTATACTGTATCAAAAACAGAATATTTCAAAAGATGATCCTGTCGATCAGAAAGCATTGGAAGATATTCCTATTGATTCCCCAGGAAAATATGCCGTCCAGAAAGAGTTTTCAATCCAAGAATTTGCACTAAATATTAAAGATTCTATCAGGGCACAATGTAATGGACTGATTTGCTCAATTGGTGTAGCGTCAAACAAGTCAGTTGCCAAGATTGCATCTGATTTTCAGAAACCCGATGGTCTTACTATCGTTTATCCGCAAGATACTGCAGCATTTTTATCTACACTGGCAGTAGATAGCATATCTGGAATTGGAATAAAAACTACCCAGACACTCAAAGATATAGGAATTGAGACTATAGGACAATTATCCGATTCGAATATCCAAAAACTGTCTGATAAATTTGGCAAAAAACAAGCATTATGGATGTGGCAGATAGCAAATGGCAAAGAAAATGAACCTGTTATACCTCGAGAAAACAACCTGTCTTTAAGTACGGAGGAGACATTGTTAAAACCCCTAATTAACAAAAAAGTTATTCTAAATATTCTTGTTAATGATATGACTGATGATATTTATGAACGTATCAGAAGAAAAGGATACGAGTTTAAAACTGTTGGAATCAAGCTAGTTAGGACTAATTTTTCTATTGAAACTAGGGAAATTACCTTTTCATCATATCAGAAGAATAAAGAAAGTATAAGCTCTGTTATGGGAACATTATTGGACCGATTCAGTTTTAATGATAATAGCAACACTGAAGAGGATAGCGAGGGAAATATACATGTTACTAATAATTATGATGTAAATTCCATTTATGTGAGAAAACTTGGCATTAAAGTGTCCAATCTGTCAAAAATAGATAGAGGTGGAAGAAATTCTCAAAAATCAATAATGGATTTCGTTTGA
- a CDS encoding M48 family metallopeptidase produces the protein MSVPSSFNLKHKIIYDNNVLEFQIIRTQRRRKTNEILIEYGNVSVRTSTSTSLKEIESLVSKKAKWIFQKIKEQDNPDAVIKVPNYQNNSTLPYLGKNYRLRIIGYNSNLLSFSNNEFIIYTNRKNVKRIYEQWLFGMGYPIITPLIVKYSKLLNVSPKKILLKKLKSRWGSATYRNIINLNIHLLKAPVNVIEYVVLHELSHLIERNHSKRFWKIVSDNMNDYKSKIRWLKVNGSYIV, from the coding sequence ATGAGCGTACCATCTTCTTTCAACCTCAAACATAAAATTATTTATGACAACAATGTTTTAGAATTTCAAATAATTAGGACACAGAGAAGAAGAAAAACTAACGAAATCTTGATTGAATATGGTAATGTGTCTGTACGAACTTCAACATCAACATCCCTAAAAGAAATCGAGTCTCTAGTAAGTAAAAAGGCGAAGTGGATATTTCAAAAAATCAAAGAGCAAGATAACCCAGATGCAGTAATAAAAGTACCCAATTACCAAAATAATTCTACTTTACCATATCTTGGAAAGAACTATCGATTAAGGATTATTGGTTATAATTCGAATCTATTGAGTTTCTCTAATAATGAATTCATTATTTACACAAATAGAAAAAACGTAAAACGGATTTATGAACAATGGTTATTTGGCATGGGCTATCCAATTATTACTCCTTTAATAGTGAAGTATTCTAAACTTCTAAATGTGTCCCCTAAGAAAATATTGCTAAAGAAATTGAAAAGTAGGTGGGGCAGTGCGACATACCGTAATATCATAAATCTTAATATTCATCTTTTAAAGGCTCCGGTCAATGTAATTGAATACGTGGTATTGCACGAACTAAGTCATCTTATTGAAAGAAATCATTCTAAGCGATTCTGGAAAATAGTGTCCGATAATATGAACGATTATAAAAGCAAAATAAGGTGGCTCAAAGTTAATGGCTCTTATATCGTATGA
- a CDS encoding right-handed parallel beta-helix repeat-containing protein: protein MLLLEHCILHTFAVTFALFFVLLCAELANGQNVNPDPSLITCDSNVGKFYTLNESLDCDFENGIAISTNNTVINLNNSSILGPGYLNPYTGVLISNKENVTLKGNGIVGHFQIGVYINNSKNVDISVVNFTGNEISIYVVNSSGILIDDNQFYTNTAGIKFYTIGDSVISNNAFDSNDISSISLFGSHDNIINDNLISSSLNGILVDIKSTNTTLNSNHFTRSFGVDINIGNGGKFDEINNLISNNTCSISIPETLCR, encoded by the coding sequence GTGCTATTACTAGAGCATTGTATTCTTCACACGTTTGCAGTTACCTTTGCACTGTTTTTTGTTCTATTATGTGCTGAACTTGCTAATGGTCAAAATGTGAATCCAGATCCGAGTCTAATTACATGTGATTCAAATGTTGGCAAGTTTTATACCCTAAACGAGTCCTTGGATTGTGATTTTGAGAATGGTATAGCGATAAGCACCAATAATACTGTTATTAATTTGAATAACTCTTCTATTTTAGGTCCAGGTTACTTGAACCCTTATACTGGCGTTTTGATATCAAACAAAGAAAATGTTACTTTAAAAGGAAATGGAATAGTTGGTCATTTTCAAATTGGAGTCTATATAAATAACTCCAAAAATGTTGATATATCGGTGGTAAACTTTACTGGGAATGAAATCTCTATTTATGTTGTAAATTCTTCAGGAATTCTTATCGACGATAATCAGTTCTATACTAATACTGCCGGAATAAAATTCTACACAATAGGTGATTCTGTGATTTCAAATAATGCGTTTGATTCTAATGATATATCTTCTATTTCTCTATTTGGTTCTCATGATAATATAATAAATGATAATCTCATTTCCAGCAGCTTAAACGGAATATTAGTCGATATCAAAAGTACAAATACTACCTTGAATTCAAATCATTTTACAAGGAGTTTTGGAGTAGACATAAACATAGGAAATGGAGGAAAATTTGACGAAATCAATAATTTAATTTCAAATAACACTTGCTCTATAAGTATACCTGAAACACTGTGTCGATAA
- a CDS encoding NAD(P)-dependent oxidoreductase: MSLESVKAIGVIGVGMLGTGIIERLIELDTKVNVYGRDKAKLTYLQDKGAKIFGDARTVAEQSDLIITCVTNFESLKEILFHNDGVMQCSNNRLIIADCTTVNSDQSLYCSNLVRERNGFTFLSTPVMGGPNDARKGDLISLVSGNEDSFKEIRHVLEKISKHVFYVGQSNGVSNSIKLALNLNIAIITLALSEGLILAKHSGIDPHLYLQILNLTKLKTGISEKKGQMMIRNDYSPSFFLKNMLKDIDLMMDASQNLRLFLPMTSLSQQLFRAANNNEDRKNKDYSVIYQFMEELNSK, from the coding sequence GTGTCACTAGAGAGCGTTAAGGCGATTGGTGTAATTGGGGTTGGCATGTTAGGTACTGGGATTATAGAACGATTAATAGAACTAGATACTAAAGTGAATGTTTACGGTAGGGATAAAGCCAAACTCACATATTTGCAGGATAAGGGTGCAAAAATATTTGGCGATGCCCGAACCGTGGCCGAACAAAGCGATTTAATAATAACCTGTGTTACTAATTTTGAATCATTAAAGGAAATTCTGTTTCATAATGATGGTGTTATGCAATGTAGTAACAATAGATTAATCATTGCGGATTGTACAACAGTGAATTCTGATCAATCTTTGTATTGTTCAAATCTTGTAAGGGAGCGAAATGGATTTACGTTCCTCAGCACTCCAGTGATGGGTGGACCCAATGATGCAAGGAAGGGTGATCTTATCTCTCTCGTTTCAGGAAATGAAGATTCTTTTAAAGAAATTCGCCATGTTTTAGAAAAAATTTCTAAGCATGTATTTTATGTTGGTCAATCTAATGGGGTTTCTAATTCTATAAAATTGGCACTTAATCTAAATATTGCCATAATTACATTGGCCTTGTCTGAGGGATTAATTTTAGCCAAACATAGCGGAATAGATCCTCATCTTTATTTACAAATCCTTAATCTTACTAAACTTAAAACTGGAATTAGTGAAAAGAAAGGTCAAATGATGATAAGGAATGATTATTCACCTTCTTTTTTCCTGAAAAACATGTTAAAAGATATAGATTTAATGATGGATGCGTCGCAAAATTTGCGGCTATTTCTACCAATGACATCTTTATCACAGCAGCTTTTTAGGGCAGCTAACAACAATGAGGATAGAAAAAATAAAGACTACTCGGTAATTTACCAGTTTATGGAGGAGCTAAACTCCAAATGA
- a CDS encoding transcription factor, with amino-acid sequence MRSVDSSEDPFVKIASLIGGDEYHHVAQALLKTEDSTDEEIAIATGLRINIIRKVLYDLFGKALITGIRVKDEKKGWFVYRWRAKRDNVDNFIDNQKKKILERLQNRLEYEESSEFYHCGNSACDRIKFDYAIELFFKCPNCKEPLNMVDNSKLKDALRYKIEQLSSDTVK; translated from the coding sequence ATGCGAAGTGTTGACAGTAGTGAAGATCCTTTTGTAAAAATTGCATCTCTGATAGGAGGGGACGAATATCATCATGTTGCCCAAGCGTTATTAAAAACTGAAGATTCAACTGACGAAGAAATAGCTATTGCGACCGGTCTTCGAATAAATATTATACGAAAAGTTCTCTACGATCTTTTTGGAAAGGCGTTGATAACGGGTATACGCGTTAAAGATGAGAAAAAGGGATGGTTTGTGTATCGGTGGAGAGCAAAGAGAGATAATGTAGACAATTTTATTGACAATCAGAAGAAGAAAATATTGGAAAGATTGCAAAATAGACTTGAATATGAAGAATCGTCTGAATTTTACCATTGCGGCAATTCTGCTTGTGATAGAATAAAATTTGATTATGCAATAGAGTTATTTTTTAAATGTCCTAATTGTAAAGAACCATTGAATATGGTAGATAATAGCAAATTGAAAGATGCTTTAAGGTATAAAATAGAACAACTTAGTTCAGATACCGTAAAATAA
- a CDS encoding 2,5-diamino-6-(ribosylamino)-4(3H)-pyrimidinone 5'-phosphate reductase, which translates to MKIILNAATSIDGKIATINGDTKISSALDLKRVHGLRRESDVILVGISTVMNDDPLLTIRYGMNKQGTKNPIRIIIDSKARIPLRSKIVKTANQIETRLVVTSKAPSKNLKKLEQRGLKIMILDQGTEEREVRREDNGEKVDLKKLFDQLEKEGVSNVLVEGGGEINWSMIKNNLFDEIIITISPLIIGGKKAISLVGGEGYKTINESAKIKLSRIQKKSNGEIILHYKNIKK; encoded by the coding sequence ATGAAAATAATACTAAATGCAGCTACTAGTATTGATGGAAAAATCGCTACTATTAATGGAGATACAAAAATTTCATCGGCTTTGGATCTCAAACGCGTTCATGGATTAAGACGCGAATCGGATGTAATTTTGGTGGGTATTTCGACTGTCATGAACGACGATCCGTTATTGACAATACGATATGGCATGAATAAACAGGGTACTAAAAATCCTATCCGTATAATAATAGATAGTAAAGCTAGAATTCCCCTTCGATCCAAAATTGTAAAAACAGCAAATCAAATTGAAACCAGATTGGTGGTAACCTCAAAAGCCCCATCTAAGAATTTGAAAAAATTGGAGCAGAGAGGTCTCAAAATAATGATTCTAGACCAAGGAACAGAAGAGAGAGAGGTTAGAAGAGAAGACAATGGAGAAAAAGTGGATTTGAAAAAATTATTTGATCAATTAGAAAAGGAGGGCGTATCAAATGTCTTAGTTGAAGGAGGAGGAGAAATTAATTGGTCTATGATAAAAAATAACTTGTTTGATGAAATAATAATCACGATATCTCCACTCATAATTGGTGGGAAAAAGGCGATATCCTTAGTGGGTGGAGAAGGCTACAAGACAATAAATGAAAGTGCAAAAATAAAGTTGTCAAGAATACAGAAAAAGAGTAATGGTGAAATAATCCTACATTATAAAAATATCAAAAAATAA
- a CDS encoding amidohydrolase family protein — MKKILIKNAYILFGKELQIVQNGSILINEHGMIEDVSISKRSPEKRGNTITNSVYKDNKIDIIDAEGFILLPGLINSHVHIGDSIGKDISANSDLNQRIHPQFGIKKTILERTPRSQLMQMIRNAALSMLHKGITTFVDFREGGLEGINLLQNAIEGLPIKKIILGRIDFNINDKDAKTTTRFPKNGKDFESKSKTLGNPNVIEENDIINQGSKIIENCDGFGISGANENTNEMLRLYNKIITKYKQKQIEWKSHKKDPVVAIHAAEAETAVMESIKNYKKTEIERTVNTLNPDIYIHVTNPTNSDLQLLYQKKKKIVICPRANGVLGTGFVPIRKMLEYNFELGIGTDNVMLNSPDLFREMDFLIKSQRAVEKDASFLDAKEILKMATVNGGKIFNLNIGSIEKGYRADLVFIDKYDLDLYPIHDPHMSIVHRCTERQLKAVMINGNFVLEKTAIR; from the coding sequence TTGAAAAAGATATTAATAAAAAATGCATACATTTTGTTTGGTAAGGAACTGCAAATAGTTCAGAACGGATCTATACTAATTAACGAACATGGAATGATTGAAGATGTATCCATATCCAAAAGAAGTCCAGAAAAAAGAGGTAACACGATAACCAATTCAGTTTATAAAGATAATAAAATAGACATCATTGATGCAGAAGGTTTTATTCTCCTGCCAGGATTAATAAATTCACATGTTCATATAGGAGACTCCATAGGAAAAGACATCTCAGCTAATTCGGATTTAAATCAAAGAATACATCCACAATTCGGTATTAAAAAGACAATACTCGAAAGAACTCCAAGATCCCAGTTAATGCAAATGATAAGAAATGCAGCATTGTCAATGTTACATAAGGGAATAACTACCTTTGTGGATTTCAGGGAAGGAGGACTAGAAGGAATAAACCTCCTCCAAAATGCTATAGAAGGTTTACCCATAAAGAAGATCATATTGGGGAGGATTGATTTTAATATTAATGACAAGGATGCAAAGACTACGACTAGATTTCCAAAAAATGGTAAAGATTTCGAGTCAAAGAGTAAAACTTTAGGGAATCCAAACGTAATAGAAGAAAATGATATTATTAATCAGGGTAGTAAAATAATCGAGAATTGTGATGGCTTTGGCATTAGCGGTGCAAACGAAAATACGAATGAGATGCTACGGTTGTATAATAAAATAATTACTAAATATAAACAAAAACAAATCGAATGGAAAAGTCATAAAAAGGATCCCGTGGTAGCAATACATGCTGCGGAGGCCGAAACAGCAGTAATGGAATCCATAAAAAACTACAAAAAGACGGAAATTGAAAGAACCGTGAATACGTTAAACCCTGACATATACATTCATGTTACCAACCCAACTAACTCGGACCTGCAATTATTGTATCAGAAAAAAAAGAAAATAGTCATATGTCCTAGAGCAAATGGAGTGCTTGGAACAGGTTTTGTACCAATAAGAAAAATGTTAGAATATAATTTTGAATTAGGTATTGGAACAGATAATGTTATGCTTAATTCTCCAGACTTGTTTAGAGAAATGGATTTTCTGATAAAGAGTCAAAGAGCTGTTGAAAAGGATGCCAGCTTTCTCGATGCAAAGGAGATACTAAAAATGGCTACAGTAAATGGTGGTAAAATTTTTAACTTAAATATTGGAAGTATTGAAAAAGGATATCGAGCAGATTTGGTTTTTATTGATAAATATGATTTAGATCTATATCCTATTCATGATCCCCACATGTCAATTGTGCACAGATGCACTGAGAGACAACTAAAAGCAGTGATGATTAATGGTAATTTTGTACTCGAAAAAACAGCAATAAGATAA